The genomic segment CTTTGATGCCCATTTGACCACAAATCTAAGAAAAGCTACCCAAAAACACCCTCTTGTGAGCATGTTTACACACTGATCTAGTTTCAAGGTCCTTTTAGAAAGTCACGTCGATTCTTATGCTATGTGGATAGTATTTCTCCACTGTACTGTGCTCAGTTTTCAGTTTTGATGCGCTTTATTGACACGAGAAATATTTTCGCCGCGACTGCTGCGTGGCGTCCTTACGCAAGCGCGTCCTCCGTGACGTCAGTGTGGTTTGGCGCGTATAAAAGCGCGGGAATGGGCGGGCGCTGAGCTGAGAGTGTTTGTGAGAGAAACTAACAATGGTGCAACTTTCTAAAACCGGAGCGAGAGACACGCTTAAAGCTGGTCATCCTCCCGCAGGTTTGGGCTTTTAGTTACATATGGGACTTTTAAAGTCGTTTATACTCTTTTAATGTTGACTTCCTGTTCTGTTTGCTCTGTTTTagtagttaattttttttttattattatttattattattattattatcattttttgcTGTAGCGGTTCAGTTTTATTGAATGTAATGTATGCgttatgtgttttattaattaataagtGTTGAATGTTGCatggttgttgttgttactgTGCTTGTGCAGGCAGTGTTTTTGCAGTGAGAGCAGAACAAACATCCAGCCCTTGTTTTCTTACTAGGTGTCACAGGATGTGATATCAGAAGACTTTACTTTCAATTTCTGCTTCTGCAGGGGTTTAATTTTACTGTACAGCAAACCTTCCTGAGTGTCCCACCACAACAAACAACTAGTTTCAAACTAGTCAGTTGCCTATTTAGCGTTCAAATGCGTTAAACGATCAAGTTTTCACTTAAGTTTTGCTCATTAAGTATTTAATGCAGTAGTTTGCCGttatcattaaaaaacaaataaataaaaataaaaaaacacctgtTCAAAGCCATGTTTTTCGTTTCGTTttgattttaaactttttatttattttttttatggttgcaatttagatttttaaatatttaatgcagtAGTTTGCCGttatcattaaaaaacaaataaataataaaaaaaaaaacacctgttcCAAGCAATGTCTTTCGTTTCGTTTTGGTTTTAAACTgagtaaccttttttttttttttttttatggttatttttattttgattaaataaaaatgagaaatgctgtcTGTCTATCTCTTCAGGTAACGAAAATTGCATGCGTTTTTATaggtgtggttttttttttttatataaatgttgaatttgaatgtacagttcacccaaaaatgaaaattgactCCCCTTCAAGTTTCACACATTCTTTTGCTGgtcataaagatattttgaagaatgtggttAACTAACAGTTGCTGGCAgacattgacttccatagcattGAAAACAATACTATGGTGAGTGGGGACCAAAAACTGTTCTACAAAATCTCAACAAAGAAACTCATTTGGAGCAACTCGAGAGCAAGtaaatggatatatatatatatatatatatataattttttttttgtgacaacTGCCTCTTAAAGCAAGAATAAATAGTGTAGtgcaagtcaagtcacctttatttatatagcgcttttaacaatacagattgtgtgcaagcacttaacagtgtcaaattggaggatagtgtcagtaatgtataataagataaaacactcaattttcagttaaaggtatttaattactgaattcagagatgtaatagtctagctcagtttagtttaaatactATCCGTGCAAtgaaatcgacgataatcgctagaaattaagtctAGTATAACAGTTATATATCTTTTAAAAGTCAAAGGTGATCACCTGTGCTGGTTTAAACGTGGGCTCACACCCTCAATGTGTTACATAAACAACTTCCATTATGAACTATGCAGTTTAGTCACATGACCGCTGCACACAATGTTCTGGGCTGTTTAAATCTTTACAACCGCAAACAGCGAACACTCCCCTTATTATGCTGCACTGGAGCGTTGCCTTCACTCACTTTATTAGACTGATGTGAGCGGACGGACCGTTTTATTGAGCGCATATTTACACGCTCCTCACCCTCAGGCCTCAACAGACCTGACAAATATTCAGAACAACAGAGCCAGTGGACTGAGATGATGATAGTGGACATCTACAGGGCTCCAGTCAAAACTTGCGCGCACAAACTGGACTAGGTTTGTGAGACTGGACTCgtataagaaaaataattgaCCCTTTGCTGCTCCGAGCATCCTATAGGAGTGAATTGGTTAAAATGAGTGCAGAGTTGTAGGATAAAGTGCATACCTCGGCTAGAATGAAGTGTTGAATTGCgaagcattgtttttttttttttgttttttttttctttctctccacATCACATTAATGACTCTTTCAATTATCACaagtgcatttaaatattttatgcagTTATTTACAACTCTAGTctctttatttgtaaaaatattttccagTGCTAATTTaattatagatatatagatagaatAGCCTGTGAAGCTGATAAATTGTGGAACTATAAAATTTTCTATTGCCTTCACATTTCTGTATCATTTTCCAAAGCTTTTATACTGAAATTGTGTGAACTTGTGCTTCCTCTTTAGTGAAAGCTGGAGGAAAAAGAGTGGTGAAGAAGAGCACTGATGATAATGCCAATGTGGAGAAAGAGACCAAGAAAGCAGATAAACCCAGGTATCTTCTGACCCATCTGGATTCTTCACAGCACGTGACACACATGGTGTAGATGCTAAactctttctgtctttcataTCTTGCAGATGAGTTTGAATTGAATTCAGATGTTTTTAAATGCCTCTTCCCTTCTCGTTCAATCTCTCTGGCAGTTAACtcaatatttaatgaatatttttaatagaaaatcTGCTGCCTTGAGATGGAATCTCTTGGCCTGAGATGGAATGCAGTGGTTTACTTAAACTGCTGACAGTGATGTTCATATCACTAATgatggccttttttttttttttttgaaatattgcattttagTCTGCAACAAAATAACACAAGtgatttaaatgcaaagttgttttaattaattaacttgTATTTATAAGTGATTCTAGTATTACTGCATACCTAAAAAGTGATGATGCAGAAACGCGTTGCTAAAAATACTTCATTGCTTTGCATGAGCTCAATGAATCATGCCGTTGCATACTGAAAGTGATGTTCATAtggtggctttttttttttttttttgcattttattttataaatggtAGTTTTATACTTACTGCAGAAATCTATTGAAGCAGAAACTTTGCTAAAAATGCTTCAGCACTTGAAATCAAGCATGAAATCAATGAACCATTCGGTTGCATGTTTACAGTGACTTTATCattggtggatttttattttatttatttttttttgtgagttttGCATTCTAGTCcacaacaaaatataaaaagtgtttaaatgcaatgttgatgcatttatttgttcatttataagTGGTTTTAGTCTTACTGCAGATATCTAAAAAGTGAAAGCAGAAACGTGTTCTTCAGCACTTTGCATGAAATCAGTGAATCATGCAGTGTTTCATACTAATCTTTGTTGTCCAGGTCCCTGCTGGCCCCTTCCAGAATGCAGCACCTGAGTCTTCTCCTGGCTGGTCCACTTGAGAAGGTTTGTTGCACTGTGGGCTCGACATTAAGCCTTGACGTGCTTGTCCGGggagaaaactttttttttttttttttctctcggtGTAAATGTAATCCATTCTGCAGCAATAGTCTCATCAGTGCTCTATCAGGTCGTCCTTTAATCAGCATATTTGTGATATTTGCCTTAAATTGATTTCTAGGACACTAACTTCACAAAGGGCAATGTTTTCCTAACCTTACTGAATGTACGTGTCATTTACGTCAAATTCTTAAATTTTATCAATGCATTCAGTTAGAATAATTAGACTCTGTATGGTTGTTACCATTCAAATTAAATCTGTATCAACAAACTCCATCTTTCCActgcagggctcgcaaaatcgctagcccgacgtcccggggctattgtgttttccagtcgggctcccaaaatgtatcactgcctgcccgatgggctccttaaatacagatctcccgcgggtccttaaactctgaaagtgagttgtatcaaacttaaggccataaaaagttttaaatgcgttaaatggtataagaaatgtcttaattatagtTTCTAGAGGttttacagttggggacggaaagacaagagtccTGCCATatggcaggattaaacttcaaaaggcaatgatgtcattgaataaatatgagcgctgcaatatttcagcgctcctaaagcgccacctagtggcagagaatgaatttgcatttccaataagcctttcttactgtttatggtcggatcaatgcaaatatcaactttttacgcagcaaacacatagagttgtaaatgagaagtTAATATGCcttcaaaaaatgtaaacaattaagacagtaatatttatacattttaaattaacataatttatatgcttgatttatcccttttcgtaaaaatggtctatagcctgaaatgctgttgtataagatttttgtttttgtgaaaacctgtctgaactgtaaatcatgtcattttatggctcaatactgtaCGTTACCATAGACActgtccaaccccgctcattctgttCACTTTCctcgtgcagctcttaaaatgggtcataaattgccttaaatttattttaaaaaattctggagataccctgtaaatagtgaaataagattccttccttcatattttttgttatttgtgtattgaaaatatttttgatttgacATCTAAACTCCTATCtcattttctatattaaaaaaaaaaaaaagtagtttttttttttatttgggctagttaaattaattttcggccTACCAagatctgaagagtacctgcccaaagggctaccagggattttgaaattttgcgagcgcTGCACTGCAGAGGAAACACTGAAGCTGCATCGAAAGTGCTATTTAGACTTATTTACTCAGACTGTTTAATGAAGATAAGAGGttccataaatgcatttacacattaaaattgcaaatgcataaatgttaatgtttcactttttttaacatataaatacaaaatgttggaaaaatgcaatgataggcctacttttaaatatgaaaccaaaCCACCAGTAGGTAGCGGCGAGTCACTGATTCAACCAATTCCTTCAAACGGCtaattcaataaataaagtGAGTGAGtgtctttatgaatggctcaCTGAATCATGGACTCAcccgatttgttcaaaaatgctgaatcattcagtaacgaaacactgctgtgtgttgCTCGGAGATGCACGACTGTTCTGCAGTTGCTTTGCTATTTTCTAATGAACTATTTTCATTAGAAAAAATGGTCAATAATGTGTCAGTAAATGCAAGTCAGTTAATATTAGctacttgtttattgaactactgttgtaaaaaaaatcaatcgTGCTAGTGCTTGGTCGTGGGGTTGCTTGCCTATATCAGATGTTATATAgattgtatatttttttgtaccgcagtatgtttgtttctttgtgtgCTGTTGCGCCTACTAGTTTAGATTTTTCTGCACGAGCCTCAACTGACGCAACCTTGATACTGTCAATACATTATCCACCATAAGTCACCGTttacactgaaaataataaaatcacaatCGTTCTTACCAAAGTTTCAGTGCTGCCCTGGTTATTGTTTGttattgatgttttaatcaggTTACTTGTCCGGTCAGGCAAGTAAAAATTCTTTCTGCTAAATGCAATCGACTTGCGTTAATGTTGAGCCCTATATTAATTGCATTGCATGAATCTTCCTTAGCAGAGAATGCAATCCCTTAGTGCATTGCCGTTTGGATTCTGGAAGGCAGAgagtgtttaaaatgtaaagtgAGTTTATGGCAGCAGGCGTCATAACCAGACATAAATGCAGCTTCTGTAGCTCGAAACGGCTTCACAGCTGCGGTGCTCTGTGGTGGTGTTCTCTCCTGTGCAATTTTTAATTGGACTGAGAGTGGAAACTAGGACATGGATCATTATAGTTCAGTTGAGTTTGTAGTCCAACTAGGATTCTTGTTTTGGAGCTCATCAACCCACTACAGTGATCTGTGAGTGTCTGGATTTCACCTGCAAGTGTCTGAGACTCTAAACTAGCTATCAACTAGTTTGGCTACAAAAGTGGCAGAAGCATTTGTTAAATacctttttgtcttttgttgtgaAAATGTTGTGGTGgtgttgtaattttattaaattaattgtatcttattatatttcaacttttttttaatttattttttaaatgcagtattttatttgaacttaatcagttttatttaacttttaaatttagttttatattttaatttttaaaatttgtaattgGTTTATCtttattctaatttatttatatttttattaaattttatttgacttactattttttttttgtaatattattattattttttttttattagtctggctttttatttatttttattttaaagcttgGCTTTTACCATGTAATTAGCCACTAAAGCTTGCATGGTGTTAACCAACATCTGGAGATTAAATAATTTGATTAGTCACATATTAAAGgggaattatttatttatttttttagaaattaagtGTTGTATTTGACATTAATGTTTATCTCCTGCAGCTGTGTCATGATTTCCCCGAGACTCCAGTTTCTGTGCGGCACAGCAGAGTGAGACCGAGCATGGAGAAACCTCACGCCCCGCGCAACTCCATCTGCATTCAACAGCCACGCAAGTTTTGAGCCAAAATAGCTTTCGCTGCAGAGCTTCTGACAACATGACATGCGAAGGACAACCAGGAGGTGTTTTTGTAGGCGACTCATGGATGTGACTTGCAACAATGTTACTGTAATGTGACTTCTGATCAGGTTGTTTGTTGTAGCTTTGCAGCCTTGAAAGTTTTTCTTCATGAATAGTTTGTGCTTCAGCTGTGTGGAAGATGCATTAACCCAGTGTGAATTAAAGCTGTGCTGTTGGAGAGGTTCAGACTGCTGCTTGGCTGACATGAACGAATGTTAATATGCTTGGCACTTAATTGTAGCATGAATATGCATGGGGTTTCTGAACTTTGTTTTTGATAATCAATGAAACTAACTTTTTCCTAATCTAACAAAAGGAGACTTTCATACCAGTAAAATTCACTTTTCCAGCAAATAAAATGTTGgttgtattttcatttcatgacCATTAGGTGGCGGTAGAATCCATTCTGCAGAACCAAAACACAAATTTGGAGcttggtttgtttttgttttgttttttgcacgTTGCAAAACACTTCCTAAACACCTGCACtagtaaaataacaaaaaatagcatgaaattgaattgaaacacaaaattaaaacaagcgctacaataaataaaacttgtGTTCTGCTTGTGTTCATGTAAGAAAGTATCTGTATACTTATAAAGCAATTTATCAGATTTGACAAAAGGAAAAAAGCTCTGGTCAGGCTCTGACACttagaatttattttagtgtatttacacaGTGACCAAAAAAATGAACTGCATATTCACAAAGAGCTAAAGATGCTCTCATTGAGGAATTTACGGTAAACTTGCACAAggatgttaaaggaatagttcacccaaaaatcaaaaTGTGCTGACCCTTGAGCtgttagtttgtttcttcatcagactTGAAGAAATGTAggattccatcacttgctcaccaatgaatcctctgaagtgaatgggtgctgtcagaaatTTTCTTACAGACACGCAGCTTTTGTCTtgtcaagacattaactgatggactggagtggtgtggattattgtgatgtttttatcagctgtttggactctcattctgacggcacccattcactgcagagcatccattgctgagcaaaagatggaatgctacatttctccaaatctgattaag from the Onychostoma macrolepis isolate SWU-2019 chromosome 09, ASM1243209v1, whole genome shotgun sequence genome contains:
- the dap1b gene encoding death-associated protein-like 1 homolog, whose protein sequence is MVQLSKTGARDTLKAGHPPAVKAGGKRVVKKSTDDNANVEKETKKADKPRSLLAPSRMQHLSLLLAGPLEKLCHDFPETPVSVRHSRVRPSMEKPHAPRNSICIQQPRKF